The following proteins come from a genomic window of Solea solea chromosome 3, fSolSol10.1, whole genome shotgun sequence:
- the zdhhc21 gene encoding palmitoyltransferase ZDHHC21 produces MKLRLHFVVDPMGWLCISMVFGIWLYNSFFIPKLVLLPHYNEGHIPWAMVVCYYIASALCLMALFRASTADPGRLPVDPHIPHSEREHWELCNKCNLMRPKRSHHCSRCGHCVRRMDHHCPWINNCVGEDNHWLFLQLCLYTQVLSLFTLVLDFCQYYYFQPLTGLDQEKFTTHHELALLRVSALMGVVMFGGMSSLFYTQMTGILSDTTTIEKMANFSNEVYGSKKSWQWALAEVCGTRWKLLWLLPLRSRQALKSGHHFRSHV; encoded by the exons ATGAAGCTTCGACTTCACTTTGTGGTGGACCCCATGGGTTGGCTGTGCATCAGTATGGTGTTTGGGATTTGGCTCTACAACTCATTCTTCATTCCTAAGCTGGTTCTCCTTCCTCACTACAACGAAGGACACATTCCCTGGGCCATGGTTGTTT GTTATTACATAGCATCAGCACTCTGCTTAATGGCCCTGTTCAGAGCTTCCACAGCAGATCCTGGTCGTCTTCCCGTGGACCCCCACATACCTCACTCAG AGCGGGAGCACTGGGAGCTGTGCAATAAGTGCAACTTAATGAGACCTAAAAGGTCCCACCACTGCAGTCGTTGTGGTCACTGTGTACGCAGGATGGACCATCACTGTCCTTG GATCAATAACTGTGTGGGTGAAGACAACCACTGGCTCTTCCTGCAGCTCTGTTTGTACACTCAGGTACTAAGTCTGTTCACACTGGTGTTGGACTTCTGCCAGTACTATTACTTCCAGCCACTGACAGGACTAGACCAG GAGAAGTTTACAACACACCATGAACTGGCTCTGCTGCGAGTCTCAGCGCTAATGGGTGTTGTCATGTTTGGTGGCATGTCAAGCTTGTTTTACACCCAGATGACAGGCATTCTCTCT GACACGACCACCATCGAGAAAATGGCTAATTTCTCAAATGAAGT ATATGGCTCAAAGAAATCCTGGCAGTGGGCGTTAGCTGAAGTCTGTGGCACCCGCTGGAAACTGTTGTGGCTCCTCCCACTCCGAAGCAGGCAGGCGCTCAAGTCCGGCCACCACTTCCGTAGCCATGTGTAG
- the plaa gene encoding phospholipase A-2-activating protein, which yields MALSNTYKLRCSIPGHEMDVRGLAAALFPDGAFVSVSRDRTGRVWVPNSSPDKGFTEMHCMSGHSNFVSCVCIIAPNETYPRGLIATGGNDNDICIFSMDSPQPLFTLKGHKNTVCTLSSGKFGTLLSGSWDTTAKVWLNEKCMMTLQGHSAAVWAVVILPEQGLMLSGSADKTIKLWKAGRCEKTFTGHEDCVRGLAVISNTEFFSCSNDASIRRWHVNGECLQVYYSHTNYIYSLAVFPNCEDFVSTGEDRTLRIWRKGECTQTIRLPAQSVWCCCILPNGDIAVGASDGIIRVFTETEDRIASAEDLQAFEDELSKTTIDPKTGDLGDIKMEDLPGREHLNEPGNRDGQTRLIKDEEKVEAYQWSVSDGRWVKIGDVVGGSNQQTSKSVMYEGKEYDYVFTIDVNEGGPSMKLPYNVSDDPWLTAHNFLQKNDLSPMFLDQVANFIIENTKGHVIGPAQPAGGDPFTGGARYIPGASDNGPGFGADPFTGSGRYIPGSGVNPSAPVGPADPFTGGGAYSSAALRQITTNIYFPKTDPVTFEQASITQIIAKLKELNDSAPQGHKLSDEILESLERLLVSVCGPNSSEPLPNIQQINLLWKASHWPEDIVFPVLDIMRLAVRHPQINESLCGEAEGVQLCNHLLSLMKPEGRPANQMLALRTLCNCFTGRHGRALLLAQREAVLSHAADLASVSNKNIHVALATLVLNYAGCLHSQPDLEAKAQCLSVASRALETVQDKEAVFRLLVALGTTVASDQTAQDLARSLGVNSQISKYSSVSDPSKVAECCQLVLKELQ from the exons ATGGCGTTGTCTAACACATACAAACTCCGGTGCTCCATCCCTGGCCACGAAATGGACGTGAGGGGACTCGCGGCTGCTCTTTTCCCAGACGGCGCGTTCGTTTCTGTGTCGAGGGACCGAACCGGAAGAGTCTGGGTACCAAACTCAAG CCCAGACAAAGGCTTCACAGAGATGCACTGCATGTCCGGCCACTCGAATTTTGTATCCTGTGTATGCATTATTGCTCCAAATGAAACATATCCTCGAGGACTTATTGCCACTGGTGGGAATGACAATGATATCTGCATTTTCTCAATGGACAGTCCACAGCCCCTATTCACTCTTAAGGGCCACAAAAATACAG TTTGCACCCTGTCCTCTGGGAAGTTTGGGACACTTTTGAGCGGCTCCTGGGACACCACAGCTAAAGTCTGGCTCAATGAAAAGTGTATGATGACCCTGCAG GGCCACTCTGCTGCAGTTTGGGCTGTGGTCATATTACCTGAACAAGGCCTCATGCTTTCTGGATCAGCCGATAAAACCATCAAGCTTTGGAAAGCGGGTCGATGCGAGAAAACTTTCACAG gtcACGAGGATTGCGTAAGGGGACTAGCAGTGATCAGCAACACTGAGTTCTTCTCTTGCAGCAATGACGCCAGTATCAGAAGGTGGCACGTGAATGGCGAATGTTTGCAGGTCTATTATAGCCACACCAACTACATCTACAGCTTAGCTGTCTTTCCCAACTGCGAAG ATTTTGTAAGTACAGGAGAGGACAGGACTTTGAGGATATGGAGGAAGGGAGAATGTACTCAGACCATCCGTCTGCCTGCCCAGTCTGTCTGGTGCTGCTGTATTCTTCCTAATGGAGACATAGCTGTGGGAGCCAG TGATGGAATTATCCGTGTTTTTACGGAAACTGAGGACCGCATTGCCAGTGCAGAAGACCTGCAGGCTTTTGAAGACGAGCTCTCCAAAACCACCATTGACCCCAAGACAGGCGACCTTGGCGATATCAAAATGGAAGATCTTCCTGGAAGAGAACACCTTAATGAGCCTG GAAATCGTGACGGACAGACACGACTGATTAAAGATGAAGAGAAGGTGGAGGCATATCAGTGGAGCGTCAGCGATGGTCGCTGGGTAAAAATCGGAGATGTAGTTGGAGGCTCCAATCAACAGACTTCCAAGAGTGTGATGTATGAAGGAAAG GAATATGACTACGTCTTCACCATTGACGTAAATGAGGGAGGGCCGTCCATGAAGCTGCCTTACAATGTCTCGGATGATCCCTGGCTGACGGCGCACAACTTCTTGCAGAAGAATGACCTGAGCCCCATGTTCCTTGACCAGGTTGCCAATTTTATCATAGAGAACACTAAAGGTCATGTGATAGGACCAGCCCAGCCTGCTGGCGGTGATCCATTCACTG GAGGAGCTCGGTATATTCCCGGGGCGTCTGATAATGGGCCAGGCTTTGGAGCGGATCCCTTCACAG gCTCTGGTCGCTACATCCCAGGGTCTGGGGTGAACCCAAGTGCTCCTGTGGGTCCAGCAGATCCCTTCACAG gTGGAGGCGCATACTCCTCTGCAGCCCTCAGACAAATCACAACTAACATCTATTTCCCCAAGACTGATCCTGTGACTTTTGAGCAAGCCAGTATCACACAGATCATTG CCAAGCTGAAGGAGTTGAATGACAGTGCCCCTCAGGGGCACAAGCTATCTGATGAGATTTTGGAAAGTCTCGAAAGGCTGCTGGTGTCCGTCTGTGGGCCGAACTCCTCGGAACCTCTTCCAAACATCCAGCAAATCAATCTACTGTGGAAAGCTTCTCACTGGCCTGAAG ACATCGTATTTCCGGTCCTGGACATCATGAGGCTGGCAGTACGTCACCCGCAGATTAATGAGAGCCTCTGTGGAGAGGCAGAGGGAGTCCAGCTGTGCAACCATCTGCTGAGCCTGATGAAGCCTGAGGGGCGCCCTGCCAACCAGATGTTGGCACTGCGGACTCTGTGTAACTGCTTCACTGGCAGGCACGGCCGAGCCCTCCTCCTGGCCCAGCGTGAAGCGGTGCTGTCGCATGCTGCTGACCTGGCCTCCGTCAGCAATAAGAACATCCATGTTGCTCTGGCCACTCTGGTGCTTAACTATGCTGGCTGCCTGCACAGCCAACCCGATCTCGAGGCCAAGGCCCAGTGTCTCTCCGTGGCCAGCAGAGCTCTGGAGACGGTGCAAGACAAGGAGGCTGTGTTTAGGCTGCTGGTGGCCTTGGGAACCACTGTGGCTTCAGACCAAACGGCCCAGGACCTGGCTCGCTCTTTGGGGGTCAATTCTCAGATTTCAAAGTACTCATCGGTGTCTGATCCATCTAAAGTGGCTGAGTGTTGCCAACTGGTTTTAAAAGAACTACAATGA